Proteins from a single region of Aythya fuligula isolate bAytFul2 chromosome 3, bAytFul2.pri, whole genome shotgun sequence:
- the ARHGEF33 gene encoding rho guanine nucleotide exchange factor 33 has protein sequence MDSNKQEGETESVPVSTPATQISQLQALASELKAGFTEAMQELSRIQHGEYALEEKVKSCRCAMEEKVAEMKNSLNTFKEELSDAKSMIEEISAKQEEMQQKIEQLQQEKRRESRKVKAKRAQKDDHSSQTVPTPLQGSPFRSINLPEPVMINEDFTSLLHNVTYEKVSDTRIMPIGDGSVKVVAGPGPTLETDDSLKPPLTTDGQSKVHLPSTVWKQPKDTKDWGDEYISKEQPERGKDMGQSRYSSADNIICEPSLAAKRQNIALELLESERKYVINLSLILKIKATLQGPDVKRSTKERSFFPNSLRYLVQQHVDLLHALQERVLSWPRQGILGDIFLKLTNDENNFLDYYVAYLRDLPECISLIHVVILKEVEEEIKSDLYILFFHIVQRIPEYLIHLQNVLKFTEQEHPDYYLLLVCVQRLRVFISHYSLLFQCNEDLLIQKRKKLKNTTMDFSSLRSSLVKLYKGLTSQCTSQEVSPTPSAASIRDSGIHSEEAIQSFPPAPSSGTPTPHLMPQMKKPQPTVMENIQAVKPPDWEMESRKHERPENILASSQLTEQELKALTAPLQSIPEMEYEAPPADAVGNTERAIRTSVELLQDARNFAPSYEEFDYPGEVFTLPGPYEDDAFQNLALFENCSPASSESSLDICFLRPVNFTSEPERTDHALQPLPKSCTPVSSSTYKREMFHSKGKQLSRSLKELPRSAEGVSSRLYSTRSSSGSRLQQKQERNVQPHMISASSRSSQRSYFPPQRGAGEKQSFLEELHAEDNTRFCQKDDNEQTSFSDHNPRHEPKGGFRSSFRKLFKKK, from the exons GAGAGACTGAAAGTGTGCCTGTGAGTACCCCCGCAACACAGATTTCCCAG TTGCAGGCATTAGCCTCTGAGTTGAAGGCGGGTTTCACAGAAGCAATGCAGGAGCTGTCGCGAATCCAGCATGGCGAGTACGCCCTGGAGGAGAAGGTCAAGAGCTGCCGCTGTGCCATGGAAGAGAAAGTGGCTGAGATGAAGAACTCCCTCAACACCTTCAAG GAGGAGCTCAGCGATGCAAAGTCAATGATTGAAGAAATCAGTGCCAAGCAGGAggaaatgcaacagaaaattgAGCAGCTTCAGCAGGAGAAGAGGCGGGAATCACGGAAAGTGAAAGCTAA AAGAGCACAAAAGGATGACCACAGCTCACAGACAGTGCCTACACCTCTCCAGGGCAGCCCATTTCGATCCATTAACCTCCCAGAACCTGTGATGATCAACGAAGATTTTACAAGCCTTTTGCACAACGTGACTTATGAAAAAG TGTCTGACACCAGGATCATGCCAATAGGAGACGGAAGTGTTAAAGTCGTAGCAGGTCCAG GACCAACCCTGGAGACAGACGACAGCCTCAAGCCTCCCTTGACAACAGATGGCCAGTCAAAGGTGCACCTGCCATCAACGGTATGGAAGCAGCCCAAGGACACCAAGGACTGGGGAGACGAGTACATCTCCAAAGAGCAACcagaaagagggaaagacatGGGCCAAAGCAGATACAGCTCAGCTGACAACATTATATGTGAACCCTCTTTGGCTG CCAAAAGGCAGAACATCGCTTTGGAGCTGCTGGAGTCAGAAAGGAAATATGTCATCAACCTTTCCCTGATCCTGAAGATCAAGGCCACATTGCAAGGGCCAGATGTGAAGAGGAGCACCAAAGAGAGAAG TTTCTTCCCCAACTCCCTGCGGTACCTGGTCCAGCAGCACGTCGATTTACTTCATGCTCTCCAGGAGCGAGTCCTGAGCTGGCCACGCCAAGGGATCCTAGGAGACATCTTCCTGAAGTTAACAAACGATGAG AACAATTTTCTGGACTACTATGTTGCTTACCTGAGGGACCTGCCAGAATGCATCTCCCTGATCCACGTGGTGATCCTGAAGGAG GtagaagaagaaatcaaatcTGATCTCTACATTCTGTTCTTCCATATAGTCCAGCGAATCCCTGAATACCTCATTCACCTACAG AACGTCCTGAAGTTCACGGAGCAAGAGCATCCTGATTATTACCTGCTGCTGGTGTGTGTGCAGCGCCTCCGGGTTTTCATCTCACACTACAGCCTCCTCTTCCAATGCAACGAAGACCTGCTgatacagaagaggaaaaagctgaagaa CACGACGATGGATTTCTCCTCCCTCAGGTCGTCCCTGGTGAAGCTGTACAAAGGACTCACCTCCCAGTGCACAAGCCAAGAGGTTTCTCCAACACCCAGCGCGGCCTCCATCCGGGACAGCGGGATCCACTCGGAAGAGGCAATCCAGTCATTCCCACCAGCACCTTCCTCTGGCACGCCAACCCC gcatttgATGCCCCAGATGAAGAAACCCCAGCCAACTGTCATGGAGAACATCCAGGCTGTGAAGCCCCCTGACTGGGAAATGGAGAGCAGAAAACATGAGAGGCCAGAGAATATCCTTGCATCCTCTCAGCTCACGGAGCAAGAACTCAAGGCTCTGACAGCTCCCTTACAATCCATCCCCGAAATGGAGTACGAAGCACCACCTGCCGACGCTGTGGGAAACACGGAGAGAGCCATCAGGACCtctgtggagctgctgcaggatgcaAGGAACTTTGCACCAAGCTACGAAGAGTTCGACTACCCTGGAGAGGTGTTCACCCTGCCAGGCCCCTACGAAGACGATGCCTTCCAAAACCTCGCTCTCTTTGAGAAttgctccccagcctcctccgAGTCCAGCTTAGACATTTGTTTCCTCAGGCCTGTTAACTTCACGTCAGAACCAGAGAGGACAGATCATGCCTTACAGCCGCTGCCTAAGAGCTGTACCCCCGTCAGCAGCAGTACTTACAAGCGCGAGATGTTCCACAGCAAAGGCAAGCAGCTGAGCAGGTCTCTGAAGGAGCTGCCGAGGAGCGCCGAGGGTGTGAGCTCCAGACTCTACAGCACACGGAGCAGCAGTGGGAGCCGGCTACAGCAGAAGCAGGAGAGGAATGTCCAGCCTCACATGATCTCAGCCTCATCCCGAAGCTCCCAAAGGAGCTACTTCCCCCCACAGAGAGGAGCGGgtgaaaaacagagctttttGGAA GAGCTCCATGCAGAAGACAACACCAGGTTCTGCCAGAAGGATGACAATGAGCAAACATCCTTCAGCGACCACAACCCGCGGCACGAGCCCAAGGGGGGTTTCCGGAGCTCCTTCCGCAAgctcttcaaaaagaaataa